From the Phyllobacterium sp. T1293 genome, the window GCTCTGCGGGGCTGAAGAGAAAGCCCTGAACCTGATCACAGCCTTCCTTTTGCAGACAGGCAAGCTGTTCGCGTGTTTCCACACCTTCCGCTGTGATCTTCATGCCCATACTGGCGCCCAGTCCCATGACAGCGCGAATAATGGCAAGGCTACCCCGGTTGTGTGGAAGATCACGCACAAAGGACTGATCAATCTTGATCTTGTCGAACGGCATTTTGCGCAGATAGCTCAAACTGGAATAGCCCGTACCAAAGTCATCAAGGGCGATGCTGACACCCATGGCGCGGAACTGGCGAAGCAGGGATATGGCAGCGACATTGGCTTCAAGAAACACCGACTCGGTGATTTCAAGTTCAAGGCGATTGGGCTTCAATTTGTTCGTTGTCAGCGCATCGCGAACAATGGATGCAAGGTCCGAGTGGCGAAACTGGATGGCTGAAATATTGATTGCCACGTTGATGTCATCTGGCCAGAGCACGGCTGTTCTGCAGGCTTCCTGAATGATCCATTCGCCAAGTGGAATAATATTGCCGGTCTCTTCGGCAATCGGGATGAAAATGGCCGGCGAAATATAGCCATGCACCGGGTGTTTCCAACGCAGAAGCGTTTCAAATCCGACTGTCTTGAGCGTTATGGCCGAGACAATCGGCTGGAAATGCAAAATGAATTCCTTGCGGGCCAAAGCACCCCGCAGGTCCATGGCGAGCGCCCGCTTGGCCTCAATGCGGGCATCCATTTCCACTTCATAAAAGCGGTAGCTATTCCGGCCTTCGTTCTTGGTGCGATAAAGTGCCAGATCAGCGCAACGCATGATGTCGTTGACGCTGTCTGTCGGCGCAAGAGCAATACCGACACTGATATGGATGTTGATCTGGATACCGTCGATCCAGAATGGTTGAGAAATTGTCTGGACGAGATCCTGAGCCAGGGTTGTTGCATCCTCATGATCCGCGCCGGGGGCAAGGATGGCAAATTCGTCACCGGAGAGACGCGCCACTATGTAAGTGGCTGGTGATGTGCTGCGCAGACGTTCTGCAACCTGTTTCAGCAGTTGATCACCGATGCCATGGCCAAAGCTGTCATTGACCGTCTTGAACTCATCAAGGTCGATACAGAAGACAGCAAATCCGGCAAGACCTTCTTCAAGATCTTTGGTTGCTTGCGACAGCTGATCCGTAAACAGGGTTCTGTTGGGCAGATCGGTCAGTACATCATAACGGGCGAGATAGGACAGCTGATCTTCCGACTGTTTGGCGGCTGTCACATCGGAGCCAACGCCGCGATAGCCGCAGAACTGCCCGGCATTGTCAAAAATCGCCTTACCGGTAAGTGACCACCAACGGGTCTCGCCCTTGATATTGATCGGCAGGATGTGATTGCGGAACGTCGTGCGGTTCTCGATGGCCTGCCAGATAGAGCCGACTTTTACCGCTTCTTCGGCATGCGACTGGTCAACTTTGAAGAGTTGGGCAAATGGCATTCCCTGCAGTTGTTTGGTGGTTTTTTCAGCGATCTGTGCAAGCCGGGGCGAGGTGTGCTGAAGTTTCAGATCAGCATCAGTTTCCCAGATCCAGTCGCTGGCGTTCTCTTCGAAGTCATAAAGAAGCAGACTGATAACTTCCTTCTGCTGCTCAACCTTGATCTGATCGAGTGTGCGCATAACGATCAGATTGCTCATGTGAACAATGGTGAACAGAATGAAGAGCGCGTAGATGGCCAGCAGAATCGCGATGAAAAGAAAGAAATCCTCACCGGTTGAGGCGAGGGCGAAGAACGAACCTGTGATAATCGCACCCGAAAAGGCAATGGCTGCAAGTGGAACCACAGCGACACCAATGCCAGTTGCCATGAGGCCTG encodes:
- a CDS encoding putative bifunctional diguanylate cyclase/phosphodiesterase, giving the protein MPLSNFHTPDAIRSMFGMRGTINPAVKRRVYAEQMDVALRLAPFTVVVAMSVVFVVAFVFWDQGHKLYLGSLSTIVTLMTAASLFACWQWYKVPKVKELSFDGIKYLIITSACYGLCLASIPLMLFLEADAYHRLLIACTAAGLMATGIGVAVVPLAAIAFSGAIITGSFFALASTGEDFFLFIAILLAIYALFILFTIVHMSNLIVMRTLDQIKVEQQKEVISLLLYDFEENASDWIWETDADLKLQHTSPRLAQIAEKTTKQLQGMPFAQLFKVDQSHAEEAVKVGSIWQAIENRTTFRNHILPINIKGETRWWSLTGKAIFDNAGQFCGYRGVGSDVTAAKQSEDQLSYLARYDVLTDLPNRTLFTDQLSQATKDLEEGLAGFAVFCIDLDEFKTVNDSFGHGIGDQLLKQVAERLRSTSPATYIVARLSGDEFAILAPGADHEDATTLAQDLVQTISQPFWIDGIQINIHISVGIALAPTDSVNDIMRCADLALYRTKNEGRNSYRFYEVEMDARIEAKRALAMDLRGALARKEFILHFQPIVSAITLKTVGFETLLRWKHPVHGYISPAIFIPIAEETGNIIPLGEWIIQEACRTAVLWPDDINVAINISAIQFRHSDLASIVRDALTTNKLKPNRLELEITESVFLEANVAAISLLRQFRAMGVSIALDDFGTGYSSLSYLRKMPFDKIKIDQSFVRDLPHNRGSLAIIRAVMGLGASMGMKITAEGVETREQLACLQKEGCDQVQGFLFSPAEPFEKTSGLMSFDRDRYEVAS